TCTCTCTTAGCTGATCAAGTGGGCTCATGCCATCGCCACTGCTTGTAGTAGCTCCAGCTGCGAAAAGCTGCTTTAAGCCAGCAACTCTGATCATATAAAACTCGTCTAAATTTGTCATATAGATCGCTAAAAATTTTAGCTTTTCAAGTAAAGGAATTTCCTTTTCACATTGAGCGAGTACCCTTGAATTAAAGCGTAGCCAGCTTAATTCTCGGTTTATAAAAAGAGTTTCATTTTTGCTCATCATCTTCTCCTTGTGCGTTTTTGAGTTATTATATGATATGTGCGGTTATAAAGTTCTTACTTTATTTAAAATTTTGGTTACAATAAGCCAAAACTTAAATTTAAAGGCTTATTATGTCTGATTATGTGATATTAGTTGGTATCTTTTTAGTGGCAGTCGTTGTTTTTGCGCTTATTAAAAAGATATCGTTTTAGCTTTTAAATTTCTCCCACCACAAATAAGCAAAGATGAGCCCAAAGCCCTTGACTTTGCTCTCGTCAAAGGTAAATTTCATCATATCTTCTCGTTTTATGAAAACAAGCTCGATATCTTCGCCGTCGACGCCACCGCCAGAATTTACCTTCATGCTCTCATCGATCTTTGCGTAAAACATAGTTTGCATGTTGCCTCCAAAGCCAAAAGCACCGTATGTCATCGTGATACGCTCTATCTCTTTTAGCTCATAGCCCACTTCTTCGATCGCCTCTTCTCTGGCTGTTTGCTCTTCGCTAAGTCCTTTATCCATAAGCCCTGCGCAAAGCTCGTAAGTAAAGCCTTGCTCATTTGTTTTGATGCCTTCTTTCTCTTGTGAGTACCAAACGGCAGGGCGAAACTGCTTTACAAACAAAAAGGCATCTTTTTGCTCGTGATATAAAAAAATACTAACGCTATTCATCACTTTTACGCAATCCCAGTCTCTTTGGACACCATTTTGCATAAATTTCATCTTAAATGGCTTTAAATATTTTGACTCGCCAAGAGGCAGAATTTCTAAATTAGTTATAGTAGTATCCATTTTGCAAGTCCTAAAAAGCTAAAAAATCCTATCGCATCAGTAAAAGTAGTAAGAATGACGGCTGAGCCGACTGCAGGATCTATGTTAAAGCGCCTTAGCGTTAAAGGTATGATCGTGCCAAAAAAGCCAGCAAAGAATAAATTCGTAACCATGCTAAGCCCAATAACAACGCCAAGCATACCTTTGTCAAACCAAACAGAGGCGATTATGCCCATTGCCACACCAAAGATTAGTCCATTTATGAGTGAAATACTAACCTCACGTTTTAGAACGTTTTTGGCATCTTTAAACTCGATCTCACCAAGTGCTAGACGGCGAACCGTAACGGCAAGTGCTTGTGTGCCGGTATTTCCGCCCATTGATGCAACTATTGGCATTAAAACAGCAAGAGCGACGTAGGCTGCTATTGTCTCGTCAAAAAGTCCGATTATAGACGAGCTAAAAAGAGCTGTTAGTAAATTTACGCCAAGCCAAACCGCACGACCACGACCAGCTTTAAAAAGCGTATCGTCCTCTTCTGATTCGTCATCAACGCCGGCTAGGTTATAAATTTGCTCAGTTGCACTCTCTTGAATGTAGTCGTGAATATCATCAGATGTTATACGACCTAGTAGTATGCCAGTGCTACTTGTAACTGCGATAACATTTAAATCGTACTCTTGAAACATATCGGCAACATTTTGCATAAGGTCCATATCATTTGCAACGTGTGGCTTGTAGTGATCGATCTGCGCTGACTCGATATTTTGCTTTAGTGTTTTTGTAAAATCAAAAAGTATAAGATCTTCAAGTGGGATAGCGTATTGTAAAACGCCATTTTTATCGATAATAAAAAGCTGTGAGATATTTTCTAGCTTGCCTTCTTGCTTTTCTCGTCTAAGTCTTGCTACTGCATTGCCAAGCTTTTCTTCAAGGTGAGCCGAAAAAAGCTCTGTTTGCATGTGCGCACCAGCTCTGTCTTCTTCGTAGCTTCTAAGTCTTAAAATTTCATTTTGGTTTTCTCTATCAAGCTCGTTAAAGAGCTCTCTAGCTTTATCCTCGTCGATATCCTCGATGTATTGAAGCAAATCAGTCGCATCATCGCTCTCCAGCTCTTCAAGTGCTTCTACGATCTTTTCAGCTGGAAGCTGTTCGATCACATCTTTTAGCATGTGATCAGGTAGCTCGATAGCAACATCACCTAAAATTTCAGGATCTAGCTTTTCAAGATAGTGAGCAAAAAGCTCCTCGTCGTGCTTTTTAAGTGTTTTTAGGTGTTGGGCTAGCTCATAAGGTGAGAGTTCGTTATCTTCTAAATTTTCATCTAAATGCTGATCTATCAGCTCTTTTGCTTCTTCTAGTTCTTGGCTCAAGTTTTACCTTTAAAATTCTATTACATTAGGGAAAAATTCCACTTTGTGGTACTCTTTTTCGTTGCTTAAAGCATTTTTTATTAGCTCGTCATTTTTGCTAACAACTGCCTTAAATTTAGCTGATTCTTTCTTGTCTTCTAGGCTTTTAACGACCTTTATTGCACTTTCTGGATTGATAGGTTTATTGTCCCTATAAAGACCAAAATGAAGGTGTGGCCCTGTGCTCATACCGCTTGTGCCAACGTAGGCTATAAGCGTACCTTGCTTGACTTTTAAACCGCCTTTTATGCCTTTAGCAAAGCCATTTAAGTGGGCATAAAGTGTCTCATAGCCACCAGCGTGAGAGATGATGACGGTTCTGCCATATCCGCTTTTTTGTCCGACAAATTTTACTGTGCCATCGCCTGCGGCTTTGATCGGTGTACCTTTTGGAGCACCGTAGTCGACGCCAAGGTGAGCCCTGTATCTTTGGAGAATAGGGTGCCATCTTTTTAGGGTAAAAGCTGATGTTATTCTGGCGTTTGCAAGAGGGCGAACTAGTAAAAATTTATCATTTTTCTTACCATTTTTATCATAAAATTTATCTTCAAATTTATACATGACGTATCGTTTATTTTTGGTCTCTATCATCGCAGCATAAATTTCAGGAGTGCCAAAAGAGCGGCCCATACGTATTTTTTGATTATAAACGATAGCAATAGTATCGCCTTTATTTATCTTTTTAAAATCAATACCACTTCCTTTAAAAATTTCTTTAAAGCCAAGGGCTAATGTGCCAGAGCCAGTGTAGTCAAAAATGTCTTCAGAGACTGATTTGTCCACCTTTAAAGCTAAAAATTTATCCTCGCTTTGATAAGAAATCGGAAGAAATTCAAGTTTAAATTTATCATTATCATCTCTAAAAATATGCATTTGAAGCTCGTCGCTAACAGGGATTAGTACTTGTTTGGTATTGCCATTGTCGTCTTTATAAATTTGATACTTTGTGCCAGCAATGATCTCTTCTGTTAGCTCTTGATCTTCGGTTGCTAAGTTGTAGTAAAGTGAAAGTGGGATTTTGTTTGTCTCTAAGAAATTTAAAAAGTTACTTCCATTTGGCCAGTTGAGCTCTTCGACACTTGGTTTTATAGCGTATAAATTTATAGATAATATTGCAAAAATTATAAAAATACGAGGCATTAATGTCCTTTTAAAAAGCTGGTGGGATTTTAACTAAAACTTGCTTTAATTTTGCAAAAGATAAAGCATTTTAGGCTATAATCGCTCTAAAAATTTAAACTTAGGAGATATTTTTGAAACGTATATTTGTGATTTTATCGCTAGTTTTTGGCTTTGCTTTTGGAGCTGATTTTTCTTTAAATGAGTATAGAACTCCTATAATTAGCGTCGATAGTGATGGCACAGCAACGATAGTTGACAGTCCAGAAATTTTAATCGGCTCAAGTGGCGTTGTGCTTCATAAATTTGATACTGATAGCTCTATCATCGCAAGAGTTAGCGTTATCTCAAAAAATTCTGGCTTTGCTAAGATTAGATTTGAGGTGTTTGATCTGCTTGAGCAAAAGGCGCTCCCACTTCCAGGCATAGCACCTGCAAATGGCGATATGGTCGTGCTAAACTATCTTTATAACCGCTCATTAATCATCGTGCCAAATAAAGAAATTTACGAAGAGATCACGTCTGCGTTTCCAAATATGATATTTATTCACCCAGATATTATAGGAGCGTATCTAAGCTACGAATACAAGCCAAATCCAAGCAGAGATGACTTTAGAAAAATGTGCGCTCAAAGTGCAGCCGGTCTAATTTTCGTAGCAATGGATGGCAGAAGCGTTTTTGCTGATTGCCAAAGCTTTAAAGTACTAAAAGAATTTAAAAGTGGCGAGGTTGAGTACTATCAGCTACCATTTTATACAAGAGTTAGCGACATAGACACTGTGTTTTGGAAGCTAAATAGTGAGCACATCAACAACTACGACGCTCACTACGAAAAACTTTTCGAAGAAGATAACTGATAAATGAGCCGTTTGTCCTTAAGTAAGCAAAATTTAAAGGAGTTTTTAAATTTGCTCCCAACGCTTAAGGACAAAGAGCTCTTTCACTACGCCTCAAGCCTTAGTTTTCATACGATTTTATCGATCATCCCGATACTTCTTATATCATTTTCTATCTTTACAAAATTGCCTAGTTTTGAGGATTATTACGCCAAAATTCAAGACTTTATCTTCTCGGCTCTTTTGCCAAGTAATCAAGAGATCATCTCAAACTATTTGCAAAATTTCTTACAAAATAGCGGAAATTTAGGCTTAGTTGGCTTTGTGGCGATGATATTTACATCAGCCATGTTTTTTAGCGACTATGAATATGTAGTTTTAAAAGTGACACGTGCAAGTAGAGCTAGAGGATTTTGGTCGGCACTTAGTTCGTATTGGACGCTTATCACGCTTGCGCCACTTGGTCTTGCTGGCAGTTTTTATCTCTCAAGCCTCATTCAAGAGATGCTAAACTCAAACGTGATCACAAACTCAATAAATTTTTTAAGCATATTCCCATATCTCATCATCTGGGCGATATTTTGTATCACATATCTCATCTCAGTAAATGACGAGATAAAATTTAAGAGCGCATTTTTTAGCTCATTTGTCGCCTCGCTTGTTTGGTATATTGGCAAGTCGGCCTTTGTCTATTATGTCCTTTACAACAAGACCTATCTAAGCGTTTATGGCTCGTTTTCAGCAGTGCTTTTCTTCTTTGTCTGGATCTATATATCGTGGATCATCTTTTTATATGGGCTAAAGCTTTGTGCTTATCTCTCAAACAGCTCAAAATTTAAAAGATAAATTTAATAGTTAGTACCAGCTAGTAATATATTTTTATAAATTTACCAGCTGGTGTGATTTGTATTATTTTATGTAGAATATTATGTAAAATCAGCGTTTAAACTCGCAAATTTCTATCTTTATGCCAAGCTCTTTACTAAATTCTTTAGCTTTTTTCTCTAGCTCGTCTTTGTCAAAGCAGATAAGATCTATGTAAGATCGCATCTCACCATTTGCTTCACCTATGATCTCACAAATTTCACTCTCTTTTAGCGCATCTGAAATTTTGTTTTTACTATCAACGCCAAACTGTATGTCGCCACCGTGAGATATGGCTAAAAAGCAAAAATTTATGCCAAGTTCAAAAGCTTCGTTATAAGTATCGCTTATGCCGTCGTAGTACTCGTTTAGTAGCTCGCTAAGAGATGTATATCCTGTAAAAACATCGTCACGTAGCTTGTTTGAACGAGGCTCTAGCTCATAGACCATAAAATTCTTAAGCGGCTCATTTGAGGCTTCTTTACCAAATTTCTCATCTATAAGATCGGCAAAGTCGATCAGCGGCACGCCTTTTTCTCTTGGCTCGTCCACGATCTCAAACTCTCCAAGCATATTTATCATGATCATCTCACCAACTACGTTGTCACAAAGTATGAGCGATAAAGTATAAGCCTTATTTTCATCTTCGCTTTTAAGCTTGCTTAGAGTTTCGTTGTAGAGACACATATCTACACTTTTGTCATTGAAATTTGCATAGACCATGACGTCGTTTGCATCAACACTTACGCCATACATCTGTATAGTAGCGACATTGCGTGGTGCACGTGGCTTACCAAGTGTGCATGTAAGCTTTGCTTCTAGTTCTTTTGGCATGCGAGATTTTATAAATTTAAGCCACAAAAGCCTATGTTTAAGTCCTTCTGGAGTGAGTACTAGATCGATCTTGTCGTCTATAAGTCCTATCATAAATGTTGGATCAACAAGGCATAAATTTAGCGCCTCTTCGGTCATTTTGCTTGCAGCTTCAAAGTTTTTATCTTCTAAAT
This window of the Campylobacter concisus genome carries:
- a CDS encoding NUDIX domain-containing protein; translated protein: MDTTITNLEILPLGESKYLKPFKMKFMQNGVQRDWDCVKVMNSVSIFLYHEQKDAFLFVKQFRPAVWYSQEKEGIKTNEQGFTYELCAGLMDKGLSEEQTAREEAIEEVGYELKEIERITMTYGAFGFGGNMQTMFYAKIDESMKVNSGGGVDGEDIELVFIKREDMMKFTFDESKVKGFGLIFAYLWWEKFKS
- the mgtE gene encoding magnesium transporter, which translates into the protein MSQELEEAKELIDQHLDENLEDNELSPYELAQHLKTLKKHDEELFAHYLEKLDPEILGDVAIELPDHMLKDVIEQLPAEKIVEALEELESDDATDLLQYIEDIDEDKARELFNELDRENQNEILRLRSYEEDRAGAHMQTELFSAHLEEKLGNAVARLRREKQEGKLENISQLFIIDKNGVLQYAIPLEDLILFDFTKTLKQNIESAQIDHYKPHVANDMDLMQNVADMFQEYDLNVIAVTSSTGILLGRITSDDIHDYIQESATEQIYNLAGVDDESEEDDTLFKAGRGRAVWLGVNLLTALFSSSIIGLFDETIAAYVALAVLMPIVASMGGNTGTQALAVTVRRLALGEIEFKDAKNVLKREVSISLINGLIFGVAMGIIASVWFDKGMLGVVIGLSMVTNLFFAGFFGTIIPLTLRRFNIDPAVGSAVILTTFTDAIGFFSFLGLAKWILL
- a CDS encoding peptidoglycan DD-metalloendopeptidase family protein: MPRIFIIFAILSINLYAIKPSVEELNWPNGSNFLNFLETNKIPLSLYYNLATEDQELTEEIIAGTKYQIYKDDNGNTKQVLIPVSDELQMHIFRDDNDKFKLEFLPISYQSEDKFLALKVDKSVSEDIFDYTGSGTLALGFKEIFKGSGIDFKKINKGDTIAIVYNQKIRMGRSFGTPEIYAAMIETKNKRYVMYKFEDKFYDKNGKKNDKFLLVRPLANARITSAFTLKRWHPILQRYRAHLGVDYGAPKGTPIKAAGDGTVKFVGQKSGYGRTVIISHAGGYETLYAHLNGFAKGIKGGLKVKQGTLIAYVGTSGMSTGPHLHFGLYRDNKPINPESAIKVVKSLEDKKESAKFKAVVSKNDELIKNALSNEKEYHKVEFFPNVIEF
- a CDS encoding plasminogen-binding N-terminal domain-containing protein, producing MKRIFVILSLVFGFAFGADFSLNEYRTPIISVDSDGTATIVDSPEILIGSSGVVLHKFDTDSSIIARVSVISKNSGFAKIRFEVFDLLEQKALPLPGIAPANGDMVVLNYLYNRSLIIVPNKEIYEEITSAFPNMIFIHPDIIGAYLSYEYKPNPSRDDFRKMCAQSAAGLIFVAMDGRSVFADCQSFKVLKEFKSGEVEYYQLPFYTRVSDIDTVFWKLNSEHINNYDAHYEKLFEEDN
- a CDS encoding YihY family inner membrane protein; protein product: MSRLSLSKQNLKEFLNLLPTLKDKELFHYASSLSFHTILSIIPILLISFSIFTKLPSFEDYYAKIQDFIFSALLPSNQEIISNYLQNFLQNSGNLGLVGFVAMIFTSAMFFSDYEYVVLKVTRASRARGFWSALSSYWTLITLAPLGLAGSFYLSSLIQEMLNSNVITNSINFLSIFPYLIIWAIFCITYLISVNDEIKFKSAFFSSFVASLVWYIGKSAFVYYVLYNKTYLSVYGSFSAVLFFFVWIYISWIIFLYGLKLCAYLSNSSKFKR